One stretch of Zingiber officinale cultivar Zhangliang chromosome 6B, Zo_v1.1, whole genome shotgun sequence DNA includes these proteins:
- the LOC121992670 gene encoding probable protein phosphatase 2C 15 isoform X3 translates to MAARVRLEEDGGGEARRRHAKSSSMVPLALLIGEEARMGKMERPRVRYGCAAQSKKGEDYFLIRTDCQRVAGDTSSCFSVFAVLDGHNGNAAAIYTRDNLLNHVMSAIPCGLGREEWLQALPRALVAGFVKTDKEFQRKGQTSGTTVTFVIIDGWTITVASVGDSRCILDAQGGVVSSLTVDHRLEENVEERERVTASGGEVGRLSIVGGAQIGPLRCWPGGLCLSRSIGDMDVGEFIVPVPYVKQVKLSNTGGRLIIASDGIWDALTSEMAANSCRGLPAELAARLVVKEALRTRGLKDDTTCIVVDIAQPDHSEPPQSTPKKVNKFKSFIFRKSSKDSTNKLAKKLSAVGIVEEIFEEGSAMLSERLGSDSSAEKTWNIFTCAICQTHLAPSEGVSVHAGSIFSTSSKPWEGPFLCADCRIKKDAMEGKRPSGVKEGIHQPSL, encoded by the exons ATGGCAGCGCGCGTGAGATTGGAGGAGGACGGCGGTGGAGAAGCGCGGCGGCGCCACGCGAAAAGTAGCAGCATGGTGCCGCTGGCGCTGCTGATCGGGGAGGAAGCGAGGATGGGTAAGATGGAGAGGCCGCGGGTGCGGTACGGCTGCGCTGCGCAGTCCAAGAAAGGGGAGGACTACTTCCTCATCCGGACCGATTGCCAGCGCGTCGCCGGCGACACTTCCTCCTGCTTCTCCGTTTTCGCG GTCCTTGATGGGCATAATGGTAATGCTGCAGCAATATATACTAGAGATAATTTGTTGAATCATGTTATGAGTGCAATTCCCTGTGGACTTGGGCGGGAAGAATGGCTTCAAGCTTTACCTCGTGCTTTGGTGGCTGGATTTGTTAAGACTGATAAAGAGTTCCAGAGAAAAG GACAAACATCTGGAACCACTGTCACATTTGTAATAATTGATGGATGGACAATTACTGTTGCTTCAGTTGGAGACTCTCGATGTATCTTAGATGCACAGGGAGGGGTAGTTTCTTCTCTAACTGTTGATCACAGGCTTGAAGAAAATGTTGAAGA GCGGGAACGTGTTACTGCTAGTGGAGGTGAAGTAGGGAGGCTCAGTATTGTTGGTGGTGCTCAG ATTGGTCCCCTTCGCTGTTGGCCGGGAGGATTGTGCCTATCCAGATCTATAGGAGATATGGATGTTGGAGAATTTATTGTTCCTGTTCCTTATGTCAAGCAAGTCAAG CTGTCAAATACTGGAGGAAGACTTATAATTGCTTCAGACGGTATCTGGGATGCCTTGACTTCTGAAATGGCTGCAAACTCTTGCCGAGGTTTGCCTGCAGAGCTCGCTGCTAGACTTGTTGTTAAG GAAGCACTTAGGACAAGGGGTTTGAAAGATGATACAACTTGCATTGTTGTTGATATTGCTCAACCTGATCATTCGGAACCACCTCAATCTACACCGAAAAAGGTTAACAAATTCAAATCTTTCATCTTCAGAAAAAGTTCAAAGGATTCTACTAATAAGCTAGCAAAGAAGCTATCTGCTGTTGGTATAGTTGAAGAAATATTCGAAGAGGGTTCCGCAATGCTTTCTGAAAG ACTAGGAAGCGACTCATCCGCAGAAAAAACGTGGAATATTTTTACATGCGCTATATGCCAGACGCACCTTGCCCCCAGCGAAGGGGTATCTGTTCACGCTGGCTCCATCTTCTCCACCAGCTCAAAGCCATGGGAAGGTCCCTTCCTCTGTGCCGATTGCCGCATCAAAAAGGATGCTATGGAAGGCAAACGCCCGAGTGGAGTTAAG GAAGGCATTCACCAACCAAGTCTTTAA
- the LOC121992673 gene encoding probable pyridoxal 5'-phosphate synthase subunit PDX1.1, whose amino-acid sequence MSDAGVVTVYGSGAALEPKKSSTFSVKVGLAQMLRGGVIMDVVTPEQARLAEEAGACAVMALERVPADIRAQGGVARMSDPGLVKEIKRAVTIPVMAKARIGHFVEAQILEAIGVDYVDESEVLTLADDQNHINKHNFRVPFVCGCRDLGEALRRIREGAAMIRTKGEAGTGNIIEAVRHVRSVMGDIRALRNMDDDEVFAFAKRIAAPYDLVMQTKQLGRLPVVHFAAGGVATPADAALMMQLGCDGVFVGSGIFKSGDPAQRARAIVQAVTHYSDPEILAEVSCGLGEAMVGINLSDPKVERFASRSE is encoded by the coding sequence ATGTCGGACGCCGGCGTAGTCACGGTCTACGGCAGCGGCGCCGCCCTGGAGCCGAAGAAATCCTCGACCTTCTCCGTCAAAGTGGGGCTCGCCCAGATGCTGCGCGGCGGCGTCATCATGGACGTCGTCACCCCCGAGCAGGCCCGCCTCGCCGAGGAGGCTGGCGCCTGCGCCGTCATGGCGCTGGAGCGCGTCCCCGCCGACATCCGCGCCCAAGGCGGCGTCGCGCGCATGTCGGATCCGGGTCTCGTCAAGGAGATCAAGCGCGCCGTCACCATCCCCGTTATGGCCAAGGCACGCATCGGCCACTTCGTGGAGGCGCAGATCCTGGAGGCCATCGGCGTCGACTACGTGGACGAGAGCGAGGTCCTCACCCTTGCTGACGACCAGAACCACATCAACAAGCACAATTTCCGCGTGCCCTTCGTATGCGGCTGCCGCGACCTCGGGGAGGCCCTGCGCCGCATCCGCGAGGGCGCCGCCATGATCCGCACCAAGGGCGAAGCCGGCACCGGTAATATCATCGAGGCCGTCCGCCATGTCCGTTCCGTCATGGGCGACATCCGCGCCCTGCGCAACATGGACGATGATGAGGTTTTCGCCTTCGCCAAGCGCATCGCTGCCCCTTACGACCTCGTCATGCAGACCAAGCAGCTCGGTAGGCTCCCCGTCGTCCACTTCGCTGCAGGCGGAGTGGCCACCCCTGCTGATGCTGCCCTCATGATGCAGCTCGGCTGTGATGGCGTCTTCGTCGGATCTGGCATCTTTAAGAGCGGTGATCCGGCACAAAGGGCTAGGGCGATCGTGCAAGCGGTCACCCATTACAGCGATCCAGAGATCCTCGCTGAAGTGAGCTGCGGCCTTGGGGAGGCCATGGTTGGGATCAATCTCAGTGACCCCAAGGTCGAGAGGTTTGCTAGCCGCTCAGAGTAA
- the LOC121992672 gene encoding uncharacterized protein LOC121992672, whose translation MENDSFDARVKRLFGSRLFDTVPENSFPASSWNVAAGDVERQRWIREKAPGTDREDDPCASAFDEGGCFAQKSKRSKRDRKRKSKDDLDGFDEEEEEEVDTEGSGEEDDEANDEDPEAQHVRASVGLDPTLDREEEEDEYDMAAMNRKVTMDRIYMKDVNDYSPFLNFHAAVPDSLDDLSEEVHDFSRDPRADHFAASVRLSEDVKAVGNNQIAEDGIKLKSILKRKANHIDSNPKKRVHFSPGCNDSNFKANEEQVSLVAPQAMEAMVDGENNLQIPEDHPKIPDYLRNPTKYTCYSLESSIDVDDGTNKKAFEELRNLMKHSSPAETVALESSEALPMSITFTPQKKSQGNMLIDSSCQTHSLGISIDTSENDTCGMDEDDTRVGEASTRGRKAPRNYRSKSSDDS comes from the exons ATGGAGAACGATAGCTTCGACGCCCGAGTAAAGCGCCTCTTCGGCTCTCGTCTCTTCGATACCGTTCCCGAAAACTCCTTCCCGGCGTCTTCTTGGAACGTCGCTGCTGGCGATGTCGAGCGGCAACGCTGGATCCGGGAGAAAGCCCCCGGCACCGACCGCGAGGATGACCCCTGTGCCTCCGCATTTGATGAAGGAGGTTGCTTCGCGCAGAAATCCAAGAGGTCCAAAAGGGACCGCAAGAGGAAGTCGAAAGACGACCTGGATGGAttcgatgaggaggaggaggaggaggtggacaCCGAAGGTAGTGGCGAGGAAGACGATGAAGCCAATGATGAAGACCCAGAGGCGCAGCATGTTAGGGCTTCTGTGGGGCTCGATCCAACCCTCGACCGTGAG gaggaggaggatgaataTGATATGGCAGCCATGAATCGGAAAGTTACCATGGACCGCATATACATGAAAGACGTCAATGACTACAGCCCTTTTTTGAACTTCCACGCAGCAGTCCCTGATTCCCTTGATGATTTGTCCGAAGAGGTCCATGATTTTAGTAGAGATCCCCGTGCTGACCATTTTGCAGCCAGTGTAAGGCTTAGCGAAGATGTCAAGGCAGTGGGAAATAACCAAATTGCTGAAGATGGCATCAAATTGAAGTCTATTCTGAAAAGGAAAGCAAATCATATTGACTCCAATCCAAAAAAACGTGTTCATTTTAGTCCAGGATGCAACGACAGCAATTTTAAGGCTAATGAAGAACAAGTGTCTCTTGTAGCCCCTCAGGCCATGGAGGCAATGGTTGATGGAGAAAACAATTTACAAATTCCTGAAGACCACCCTAAAATTCCCGATTACTTGAGGAACCCCACTAAGTATACTTGCTACAGCCTGGAGTCATCAATTGATGTCGATGATGGAACTAACAAGAAGGCATTTGAAGAATTAAGAAATTTGATGAAGCATTCAAGCCCTGCTGAGACGGTGGCACTTGAGAGTTCTGAGGCACTTCCAATGTCCATCACTTTCACACCTCAGAAGAAATCACAAGGTAATATGTTGATCGACAGCAGCTGCCAAACCCATTCCCTTGGAATATCAATAGACACATCTGAAAATGATACATGTGGAATGGATGAAGATGATACTCGTGTAGGAGAAGCTAGCACTCGTGGAAGAAAAGCTCCACGCAATTATCGATCAAAGTCATCCGATGATTCATAA
- the LOC121992670 gene encoding probable protein phosphatase 2C 15 isoform X2 has protein sequence MAARVRLEEDGGGEARRRHAKSSSMVPLALLIGEEARMGKMERPRVRYGCAAQSKKGEDYFLIRTDCQRVAGDTSSCFSVFAVLDGHNGNAAAIYTRDNLLNHVMSAIPCGLGREEWLQALPRALVAGFVKTDKEFQRKGQTSGTTVTFVIIDGWTITVASVGDSRCILDAQGGVVSSLTVDHRLEENVEERERVTASGGEVGRLSIVGGAQIGPLRCWPGGLCLSRSIGDMDVGEFIVPVPYVKQVKLSNTGGRLIIASDGIWDALTSEMAANSCRGLPAELAARLVVKEALRTRGLKDDTTCIVVDIAQPDHSEPPQSTPKKVNKFKSFIFRKSSKDSTNKLAKKLSAVGIVEEIFEEGSAMLSERLGSDSSAEKTWNIFTCAICQTHLAPSEGVSVHAGSIFSTSSKPWEGPFLCADCRIKKDAMEGKRPSGVKIIANNIHGMQLLQEGIHQPSL, from the exons ATGGCAGCGCGCGTGAGATTGGAGGAGGACGGCGGTGGAGAAGCGCGGCGGCGCCACGCGAAAAGTAGCAGCATGGTGCCGCTGGCGCTGCTGATCGGGGAGGAAGCGAGGATGGGTAAGATGGAGAGGCCGCGGGTGCGGTACGGCTGCGCTGCGCAGTCCAAGAAAGGGGAGGACTACTTCCTCATCCGGACCGATTGCCAGCGCGTCGCCGGCGACACTTCCTCCTGCTTCTCCGTTTTCGCG GTCCTTGATGGGCATAATGGTAATGCTGCAGCAATATATACTAGAGATAATTTGTTGAATCATGTTATGAGTGCAATTCCCTGTGGACTTGGGCGGGAAGAATGGCTTCAAGCTTTACCTCGTGCTTTGGTGGCTGGATTTGTTAAGACTGATAAAGAGTTCCAGAGAAAAG GACAAACATCTGGAACCACTGTCACATTTGTAATAATTGATGGATGGACAATTACTGTTGCTTCAGTTGGAGACTCTCGATGTATCTTAGATGCACAGGGAGGGGTAGTTTCTTCTCTAACTGTTGATCACAGGCTTGAAGAAAATGTTGAAGA GCGGGAACGTGTTACTGCTAGTGGAGGTGAAGTAGGGAGGCTCAGTATTGTTGGTGGTGCTCAG ATTGGTCCCCTTCGCTGTTGGCCGGGAGGATTGTGCCTATCCAGATCTATAGGAGATATGGATGTTGGAGAATTTATTGTTCCTGTTCCTTATGTCAAGCAAGTCAAG CTGTCAAATACTGGAGGAAGACTTATAATTGCTTCAGACGGTATCTGGGATGCCTTGACTTCTGAAATGGCTGCAAACTCTTGCCGAGGTTTGCCTGCAGAGCTCGCTGCTAGACTTGTTGTTAAG GAAGCACTTAGGACAAGGGGTTTGAAAGATGATACAACTTGCATTGTTGTTGATATTGCTCAACCTGATCATTCGGAACCACCTCAATCTACACCGAAAAAGGTTAACAAATTCAAATCTTTCATCTTCAGAAAAAGTTCAAAGGATTCTACTAATAAGCTAGCAAAGAAGCTATCTGCTGTTGGTATAGTTGAAGAAATATTCGAAGAGGGTTCCGCAATGCTTTCTGAAAG ACTAGGAAGCGACTCATCCGCAGAAAAAACGTGGAATATTTTTACATGCGCTATATGCCAGACGCACCTTGCCCCCAGCGAAGGGGTATCTGTTCACGCTGGCTCCATCTTCTCCACCAGCTCAAAGCCATGGGAAGGTCCCTTCCTCTGTGCCGATTGCCGCATCAAAAAGGATGCTATGGAAGGCAAACGCCCGAGTGGAGTTAAG ATTATAGCAAACAACATTCATGGAATGCAATTATTACAGGAAGGCATTCACCAACCAAGTCTTTAA
- the LOC121992670 gene encoding probable protein phosphatase 2C 15 isoform X1, with product MAARVRLEEDGGGEARRRHAKSSSMVPLALLIGEEARMGKMERPRVRYGCAAQSKKGEDYFLIRTDCQRVAGDTSSCFSVFAVLDGHNGNAAAIYTRDNLLNHVMSAIPCGLGREEWLQALPRALVAGFVKTDKEFQRKGQTSGTTVTFVIIDGWTITVASVGDSRCILDAQGGVVSSLTVDHRLEENVEERERVTASGGEVGRLSIVGGAQIGPLRCWPGGLCLSRSIGDMDVGEFIVPVPYVKQVKLSNTGGRLIIASDGIWDALTSEMAANSCRGLPAELAARLVVKEALRTRGLKDDTTCIVVDIAQPDHSEPPQSTPKKVNKFKSFIFRKSSKDSTNKLAKKLSAVGIVEEIFEEGSAMLSERLGSDSSAEKTWNIFTCAICQTHLAPSEGVSVHAGSIFSTSSKPWEGPFLCADCRIKKDAMEGKRPSGVKLINMEMGESISCVGAPFDDGEGTLQIKWH from the exons ATGGCAGCGCGCGTGAGATTGGAGGAGGACGGCGGTGGAGAAGCGCGGCGGCGCCACGCGAAAAGTAGCAGCATGGTGCCGCTGGCGCTGCTGATCGGGGAGGAAGCGAGGATGGGTAAGATGGAGAGGCCGCGGGTGCGGTACGGCTGCGCTGCGCAGTCCAAGAAAGGGGAGGACTACTTCCTCATCCGGACCGATTGCCAGCGCGTCGCCGGCGACACTTCCTCCTGCTTCTCCGTTTTCGCG GTCCTTGATGGGCATAATGGTAATGCTGCAGCAATATATACTAGAGATAATTTGTTGAATCATGTTATGAGTGCAATTCCCTGTGGACTTGGGCGGGAAGAATGGCTTCAAGCTTTACCTCGTGCTTTGGTGGCTGGATTTGTTAAGACTGATAAAGAGTTCCAGAGAAAAG GACAAACATCTGGAACCACTGTCACATTTGTAATAATTGATGGATGGACAATTACTGTTGCTTCAGTTGGAGACTCTCGATGTATCTTAGATGCACAGGGAGGGGTAGTTTCTTCTCTAACTGTTGATCACAGGCTTGAAGAAAATGTTGAAGA GCGGGAACGTGTTACTGCTAGTGGAGGTGAAGTAGGGAGGCTCAGTATTGTTGGTGGTGCTCAG ATTGGTCCCCTTCGCTGTTGGCCGGGAGGATTGTGCCTATCCAGATCTATAGGAGATATGGATGTTGGAGAATTTATTGTTCCTGTTCCTTATGTCAAGCAAGTCAAG CTGTCAAATACTGGAGGAAGACTTATAATTGCTTCAGACGGTATCTGGGATGCCTTGACTTCTGAAATGGCTGCAAACTCTTGCCGAGGTTTGCCTGCAGAGCTCGCTGCTAGACTTGTTGTTAAG GAAGCACTTAGGACAAGGGGTTTGAAAGATGATACAACTTGCATTGTTGTTGATATTGCTCAACCTGATCATTCGGAACCACCTCAATCTACACCGAAAAAGGTTAACAAATTCAAATCTTTCATCTTCAGAAAAAGTTCAAAGGATTCTACTAATAAGCTAGCAAAGAAGCTATCTGCTGTTGGTATAGTTGAAGAAATATTCGAAGAGGGTTCCGCAATGCTTTCTGAAAG ACTAGGAAGCGACTCATCCGCAGAAAAAACGTGGAATATTTTTACATGCGCTATATGCCAGACGCACCTTGCCCCCAGCGAAGGGGTATCTGTTCACGCTGGCTCCATCTTCTCCACCAGCTCAAAGCCATGGGAAGGTCCCTTCCTCTGTGCCGATTGCCGCATCAAAAAGGATGCTATGGAAGGCAAACGCCCGAGTGGAGTTAAG CTAATTAACATGGAAATGGGCGAGTCCATTTCATGTGTTGGGGCACCTTTTGACGATGGAGAAGGTACACTGCAAATTAAATGGCACTAG
- the LOC121992670 gene encoding probable protein phosphatase 2C 3 isoform X4: MAARVRLEEDGGGEARRRHAKSSSMVPLALLIGEEARMGKMERPRVRYGCAAQSKKGEDYFLIRTDCQRVAGDTSSCFSVFAVLDGHNGNAAAIYTRDNLLNHVMSAIPCGLGREEWLQALPRALVAGFVKTDKEFQRKGQTSGTTVTFVIIDGWTITVASVGDSRCILDAQGGVVSSLTVDHRLEENVEERERVTASGGEVGRLSIVGGAQIGPLRCWPGGLCLSRSIGDMDVGEFIVPVPYVKQVKLSNTGGRLIIASDGIWDALTSEMAANSCRGLPAELAARLVVKEALRTRGLKDDTTCIVVDIAQPDHSEPPQSTPKKVNKFKSFIFRKSSKDSTNKLAKKLSAVGIVEEIFEEGSAMLSERLGSDSSAEKTWNIFTCAICQTHLAPSEGVSVHAGSIFSTSSKPWEGPFLCADCRIKKDAMEGKRPSGVKRNAMRGN, from the exons ATGGCAGCGCGCGTGAGATTGGAGGAGGACGGCGGTGGAGAAGCGCGGCGGCGCCACGCGAAAAGTAGCAGCATGGTGCCGCTGGCGCTGCTGATCGGGGAGGAAGCGAGGATGGGTAAGATGGAGAGGCCGCGGGTGCGGTACGGCTGCGCTGCGCAGTCCAAGAAAGGGGAGGACTACTTCCTCATCCGGACCGATTGCCAGCGCGTCGCCGGCGACACTTCCTCCTGCTTCTCCGTTTTCGCG GTCCTTGATGGGCATAATGGTAATGCTGCAGCAATATATACTAGAGATAATTTGTTGAATCATGTTATGAGTGCAATTCCCTGTGGACTTGGGCGGGAAGAATGGCTTCAAGCTTTACCTCGTGCTTTGGTGGCTGGATTTGTTAAGACTGATAAAGAGTTCCAGAGAAAAG GACAAACATCTGGAACCACTGTCACATTTGTAATAATTGATGGATGGACAATTACTGTTGCTTCAGTTGGAGACTCTCGATGTATCTTAGATGCACAGGGAGGGGTAGTTTCTTCTCTAACTGTTGATCACAGGCTTGAAGAAAATGTTGAAGA GCGGGAACGTGTTACTGCTAGTGGAGGTGAAGTAGGGAGGCTCAGTATTGTTGGTGGTGCTCAG ATTGGTCCCCTTCGCTGTTGGCCGGGAGGATTGTGCCTATCCAGATCTATAGGAGATATGGATGTTGGAGAATTTATTGTTCCTGTTCCTTATGTCAAGCAAGTCAAG CTGTCAAATACTGGAGGAAGACTTATAATTGCTTCAGACGGTATCTGGGATGCCTTGACTTCTGAAATGGCTGCAAACTCTTGCCGAGGTTTGCCTGCAGAGCTCGCTGCTAGACTTGTTGTTAAG GAAGCACTTAGGACAAGGGGTTTGAAAGATGATACAACTTGCATTGTTGTTGATATTGCTCAACCTGATCATTCGGAACCACCTCAATCTACACCGAAAAAGGTTAACAAATTCAAATCTTTCATCTTCAGAAAAAGTTCAAAGGATTCTACTAATAAGCTAGCAAAGAAGCTATCTGCTGTTGGTATAGTTGAAGAAATATTCGAAGAGGGTTCCGCAATGCTTTCTGAAAG ACTAGGAAGCGACTCATCCGCAGAAAAAACGTGGAATATTTTTACATGCGCTATATGCCAGACGCACCTTGCCCCCAGCGAAGGGGTATCTGTTCACGCTGGCTCCATCTTCTCCACCAGCTCAAAGCCATGGGAAGGTCCCTTCCTCTGTGCCGATTGCCGCATCAAAAAGGATGCTATGGAAGGCAAACGCCCGAGTGGAGTTAAG CGTAATGCAATGCGGGGGAATTGA